The segment ACCATCCGGCGAATGAAGATTAAGGATCTTGAGGATGGCAGGCAGATGATCGACATGGTCGTTTCTGCGCCAGACAAGGATTATGCTACGGAAATCTATTATGATGTGAAAAAAATCGAGCATGTCATGAGTGTCGAAGTGGAGCAGCTGTAAAAATGGCATGTTGCCATTCCGGCAGATGTGGTACTCTATCTATGAGAGAGTCATTTTGATCATATGGAAGGGGATTATTGTAATGACACCGATTACAGCATTTGAAGGACACTATGAGGGAGAAGCCGCTGTCTGGCTGAAGGCCGGCCGTTATGAAGCGGCTATTCTGCCGGGCATCGGCGGGAATCTGATCTGCTTCCGGGATACTGAGAGCGGTTACCGTTTCTTGCATGAGCCTGGCGCGGAAGAGATGGAAGCGTTCAAGGCGAACCCGGGCATTCACGGTATTCCTGTACTATTTCCGCCGAACCGCTATGAGGATGGAGAGTTCCCGTGGAATGGACAGACCTATCATTTGCCTGTCAATGAAGCCAAAACCGGCAATCATCTGCACGGCTTCCTACATACAGCTGCATGGGAGGTAGAGGAATTCGGCACCGGCACAAGCGAAAGCTTCGTTACTGTAGCGATCAAGGTGGATGAGAACCATCCGTCCTATCAGTATTTGCCGTTCAAATACACGGTCAAGCTGCGCTATACGCTCGGTGAAGGCGGCCTGTCCCAGCAGCTGCTGGTCCACAATGACGGCGATGTGCTGATGCCTTGCCTGCTGGCGTTCCATACCGCGATTAATGCTCCGTTCGCACCAGGCAGCAGCGCGCAGGACTACCGTGTTAAGCTAACGATCGGCGAACGCTGGGAGCTTAACGAGCGGATGCTGCCAACCGGCAAATTCCAGGAGCTGACTGCCGATGAAGTGGCTCTGCGCGGCGAAGGATTGTATCCGTTCTACGCGTCAATGGACAACCACTACACCGCAGCCGCCCAGAATGGACGGAACCGGATGGAGCTTACCGACAGTAAGGCCGGAGTTACGCTGGTGTATGATGTGGGCACCTCGTATAAGCAATGGATGATCTGGAACAACGGCGCGACCGAAGGCTTCTTTTGCCCGGAGCCGCAGATCAACCTGGTGAACGCCCCGAAGGTGGATCTGCCTGCCGATGAAATTGGCTTGTTCGGGCTGGAGCCTGGGGAATATTGGGAGGAGAGCAGCCGGATATACGTGAAGTAGGCTTAGGCACAGGCGTCATTCCGGTGAATATTTGGACTTCCGGCCGCTGTTGTCCCCAGATTTCTTGATTTGTACCGCTTACCGCGGTGGAAATCCGGGGACAAAGGCGGACGCTACCGCTCCTACAGTTCCAAAATCCCCCTCCAATCCTTGGCCTAATTAGTTATTATCCTTTTCAGTCTATCCCGCTGGGATGAGAGTAGAACATAAAGAAGAGAGCAGCGCCTGATGTTTGGATGCTGTTCTTTTTTTGGCGTTGTGCCCATTTGGCTACTAAATTTTAAGGCGGTTTTAAGCTAAAAGGCGTATACTACTCCTTTAACAGTTAGGAGTGAATGAACTTGTCACGGTTATTGCCATCGAAGCGTTTGTCGTATTTATTGATCATTTTGCTGGCTGTGGGATTTGGGCTGAATTTGTTTTTGCAGGCTGCTTCTTTTCGGATGGATGTGCTTCATGCATTGGAGTGGGTTGGCGCTTATCCTTGGCTGTATTGTACCGGAAGTCTGTTTATTTTCTTCATCCTGCTCTTAAGCTCAGTGATTGTGCCGAATGCGTATGCGGGGCCGGCGGTGGTCTCGGCGCTGTTCGTGCTGCTGGGGATTGCCAGTGATCAGAAGCTGGCTACGAGAGGCGAACCGCTGTTTCCGTGGGATCTGATGCTGCTGAAGAATGCCGAAGGCATGAGCAAGATTACCAGCGGGATGATCTCTCCGTTTGCTATAGTGACCGCTGTTCTGCTGGTTGCCGGTCTGGTCCTTGTAATTATTAAGCTGCCGAAGAACCGGATCAGACTGTCCTTGCGCGTGACGCTGGCGGGAATATCTGTGGGGCTAAGCGCGTGGTTTCTTGTGCTGGTCACCGGTCAATCTCCTGTCGTTGCAGCAATGAGCTATCAGAACATCTTCTGGAACCAGAAGGTGAATTATACGCAGAACGGGTTCGTCTATGCGTTCGCCGGGAATCTGCGGCAGAGCCTGATGGACAAGCCGGAAGGCTACAGCCGTGAAGCGGTTGAAGCGGTAGCTGCCAAGTATTCGGCATTGCCGGAGGCACCGGTACAGGCCACGCCAGGGGAGCAGCCGAACATTCTGTTTATGATGAATGAGGCGTTCTTCGACCCTACGCGCCTGCCCGGATATACGCTTAGCGAAGATCCGCTGAAGTTCATCCATGGGGTGGCGGGCCAGACGCCGTCCGGTTATTTGCTGTCCCCGGAATTCGGCGGCAATACGGCTAATGTGGAGTTCGAGGCCCTGACCGGGCTGTCGATGTATTTTCTGGGGGATGGAACGATTCCTTATCAACAGCGCATCGTCAAAATGTCCTCCCTGCCGTCGATCGTCAGTATTCTGAAGGACAGAGGGTATGAGGCACTGGCGCTGCATCCGTTCGATGATACCTTCTATAACCGTAACCGTGTCTATCCGGTGCTGGGGTTCGACCGCTTCACAAGTGAGAAGGATCTGCCGGACGCTGACCGCCTGACTCCAGAGGGGTATGTCTCGGATAAAGCAGCTGTACAGGAGGCGGTCCGGCAGCTTCAAGCGGCATCGGGCCCGGCATTCCTGCATCTGGTGACGATGCAGAATCATTTTCCCTTCACCAAAGGCCTGAACGGACCGAATACCATCACCGTTCAAGGCGGACTGCCAGAGCAGAAGGATGAGCTGGAGACTTATGTGCAGGATACCAAGCTGACAGACGAGGCCATGGCTTATCTCCAGCAGGAGCTGCTGAAGATCAAGCGGCCCACCATCGCGGTGTTCTGGGGAGATCATCTGCCTGCGCTCAGCGCCGGGATCTATACCGCAGCAGGCTGGGATCAGGAGCCAAGGCTGAAGCATGAGACGAAGCTGCTGGTACTCGCTAACTTTGAGATCGGGAAGGAGCCGCTCGGGACGCTTAGCCCGGCCTTTCTCGGCCCTGCGGTCTTCCGGTTATCCGGGCAGACGCTGCCGGCCTTTTATAAGCTGCTGGAGCAGGTGCGGGCGGAAATTCCGGGACTTAGCAAGAAGGTGCTAATCGGGCCGGGCGATACCGGAATTCTGAAGGAGCTGACCCCTGAGCAGCAGGCGCTGCTGGATGACTACCGTCTGGTCGAATATGACCTGCTGGAAGGGGAGAAATATGCGGAGTCGCTGATGTTCTGAGCACTCCGCCGTGGCTTAGCGCAGCCCCACATCATGGAAGCGGTTCTCAATCGGCTCCCGCAGCAGCAGACGAATGGACTGGATCGCTGCGGTCTCGATACGCTTCGCTTCCCGGAGGAGCGGAATCAGGCCCTCAGCATTAATGGAACATGGAGCCTCTGCAGCTTGTACGGGCCTCTCGTTAAGAGCGTCTGTAATTTCATTATAGACAGCGGCTAGAGCCGTATAATGTTCGGCAATCCCTTCAAGCTCGGGCCAGTACAGGCTGGCTTCCCATGCGTAGGCTGCCGTATCCTGCTTCATTCCTGCATAGAAGATCAGCGTCTCATAGGCTCCGGCAGCATCATAGGTCTTCTCCGCCAAGGCCTCCAGCATGGCATCATAAGCCTTAAGGCCGCAGGCATATTGCGGTTCCGGCAGCATCGGATCATGAACCTCTGCCTTGTACACCGCTTGAATGAAGGACTCTCTGATTACCTGAAGCCTATCTTTCGGGACCTGACCTTCATAGATCTGGCCGTACCAATAAGGTGAATCATTCCTCCCGAGCTGCTCGTAAGGCAGTTCGTGCTCAGCGGCTGAATTCAGCTCCTTGTAATAAAAGAGCTGCTGCTCATCATCACAGCGGGTAATCACTACGAACCGGTCCTTCCAGCAGACCACCCCGGTGCCCTGCTTAAGTGATTGACGGATTGCCGCAATGGCCTGCTTCTGATAGAGAGGGAAGGTAGGACTGAAGTTAAAGCCTGCACCCTGCATGGCGATAAGGCCGATCAGATCTGCCGCTACGAAATGTTCAGCCGCCCAGTTATAAGCTGTAGCTGAATCCGGGTGAAGCTGCCTGTGCACGGACAGGCGGAAACATAAGGCCGTCATGCCGGACAGCATATGGACGGGCAGGCTGAACCAGCCTTTGGCCGAGAGGACCTGGTGCATGGCATCTGCAAAAGAAGAAGAGAGCGGCACACGCTGCTGATCCGTAGCGGGTGAAGCTTGTTTGTTATGATAATCACTCATCGTGCGGTATGCGCCCCCCATCTCGGCAGTGTGGACCGTTTCCGGTCCGGGTACTGTTCTGAAATTATCCGAACCAATTGCATGGCCCGCTCCTCCAGCTCCAAGGCCTTCTCCAAAGCAGAGCAGAGGGAAGGAAGCTGTTCCTGGTTCAGCAGCTTGCCGCTGTTCTTCTCAGAGATTGCAGCCGCGAGCGGTCCCCTCAGCCCCTCCACCAGCTCAGCATACAAGTGCTGAACCTCCTCCAACCCCGGCAATACGGACTGAACCTCCTGCAGATAAGCGGAGATCTCGGTCCGTGAAGTCATGTACGATTCAAGGATGTAAATAGCGCCGTAGCTGTCGAATCCGCCCTGCTGAAGCGCCCGGATCAGGAAGCTGTAGGCCAGGCGGCCTGAACCGAGGCTTAAGTCAGGAAGTGTTTTGTGAGGAGTCTCCCAATCCTCCAGCGCAAGCCGCAGCGACTCCAACACAGCTTCATGCAGCGGAATGTTCACCCCATCCCCCACATACTGGTAAAACCAGAAGGGCGTGAAGTTCAGGCCGAAGTTATCATACAGCACAACCTGCGTCTCACCGGACCAGCCATCCTGTACATAGAACACCCGGTCATCCTCATCATAACCATGAATCACGCCGAATTCCGGTATCCAGTAGATGCAGGCCCGGCTGCGGTCCAGACTCTGCTTGACATTGTCAATGGCGATCCGTTGATACTCCCCGAACGAATCATGTCTGGTTCTTCCGCCGTCATATTGGAAGAAGATGCCGAGGTTATCGGCGGCCGCACTATGCTCTGTGCCCCACTGCCCATAAGCCGTAACGGATAAGGGGAGGAGCTTCTCGTGTACGGTGAATTTGAAGGCCATGCCGCTTAGCCCGGAGAGCATGAATTTCGGACTCTCGAATAAACCGGCGGCAGTCACTACGGCATAGAGCGCATCGGTAAAAGATTTGGATTCACGCTTCATCTGAACGTCAAGAATTACGCCTGTTCGCTTGCTCACTGTTCATTCTCCTGTTCATCCAGCCGTCTCACTGCAACCTCACAGATGCTGCGGAGCTTGTCCTTCAGCCATTTGGGAGACAGGAGGGCACTCCACTCCGAGTGGAGCAGATGTGCAATGAACGCGCTGGTATCATAAAAATCAACCTCATAGACATGCTCAGCAGCAGCACGGAGCCGATAACCACCCCATGAGCTGTCCTGAGGTACTTGGTTAATACATATTCTCGCCGTGAATGGCTTCAAGGGTCTGGCCTGCTCCGCCGGTGCCGCAGGGCCGTCTTCTCCGGCTGTGAAGACCCTGCCGGTCAGCGTTAGCTGACGGATGCCGGACAGGCTGAAATACTCACTCCGGCCATCGCCCTCCATAGCGGCCTCCAGATAATCTTCCTCCACCCGCCGGCTTAGCCGCAAAGGGCAGAGATACAGCTCCTGCGAAGTGTCCTCCCCGGCAAGGTAGAGAACATGGACCACCCTGCGGGCCGAGATCGCCTGCTCCAGCATCTCCATCATCTGTATGCGGTGGGCATTCACTTCAAAGACAGGCAGCTTAAGCTCCCTGTCCGTAAGAGGCTGCTCCGTGAACCGCTCCAGCAGCCCCCCGACCTTGCGTATACTCTGGGCATTCTCATAATCATAGTGGCTATACCGGTAAGCCAGATATTTAAGCACCCGCTGCTCCTCGTCCGTAATGTACAGATGAGGCAGCACGAAGCTGTTGTCCTCGTATATATATCCGCGCTGCTTCGCCACATACCGGAGCGGAGCCCGCAGCGATTCTGTCAGGTATTCAATATCCCGCTGGGCTTGGCGCCTGGAAATCTCGAACTGCTCCGCCAGCTTGCTGCTGTTCGGATACGCCAGCTGGCGGACCTGCTGGTCAAACCACTGAATCCGGTGAATATGGCTCATGCTGCTCCTCCCGCTCCTTTCAGTAGCTTTCAGTATAGCTCCTGATGATTATGAAGACCAGCGGGACAACTTCCCTGAATAAGAAAACAAGGATGCTCCCTGCTCCCATGCACGAAGCATGAAGCAGGGCAGACATCCCTGTATCGCCTTACTTGGTTGCTGCGTCCACTCTAACCTGCGTGGCTTTGTCGCAGCGCTTGCAGACCTTTAGGGCGGTGCCGTCGGATTTTATTTTGGTGTAGAGCAGCTTGATCCGGGTGGACCCGCAGACCGGGCAGGTGCCGCGTCCGCGGGAAGGGAGGGTCCAGAGTACCCGTCCGCGTTTGGTTTTTGACATTCTTGTAATCCTCGTTTCATTGAATTGATGGTACTTGTCCAGTATAGAACAATCGGTACGACATAAAATGTCGTAGCAGATAACGATCTTTATCTATAGGCTCTGTAACGTAATTGACGGAACGGCTGCCAAGCCAGTAGACTAGATTGGTCATAGATGGAAGAACCTGGGGCCTGTGGGCCTTCGGCATTCATTGTTATGAAAGGGGTTACATATGTGAAAAAGCTGTGGCTCGTCTATGTGCTGTTAATCGGCATCTTCGTGCTCTACGTGCTGAATTACAAGCAGCAGGGAAAGGCGGCAGACCCGTGGGAGACTACCGGACTGCGCGGTAATATTGAGGACAAATATGTGATGGTCACGTTCCAGATCGGCATTGATTACTGGAAAAGTGTGCTGAAGGGCTTCGAGGATGCCGCAGAGGAGCTTAATGTATCCGTCGAGTATCACGGCTCTACCCAGCATAACGCGAGTGAACAGATGACGGTGCTGGAGCAGACCATCGCCAAGAAGCCGGCGGGAATTGCCATCTCGGCCGTGAATTCCAAGCTGCTTACAGCGACGATTAACAAGGCTGTGGAGAGCGGCATTCCGGTAGTGCTGTTTGATTCGGGAGCGGAGGGCAGCAAGGCGTATTCCTTCCTGGGAACGGACAATTATAATGCCGGAACGAAGGCGGCGCATAAGATGGCCGAGCTGACCGGGGGCAAGGGCGAGGTCGCCATTATCACCACACCGGATCAGCATAATCACCAGGAGCGGACGGACGGCTTCACGGATACCATCCGCAGCAAGTACCCGCAGATGAAGCTGGTGGCGGTCAAGGATGGGCGGGGAGATCAGGTGGCCTCCAGGGAGGCTGCCGAGCAGCTGCTGGTGCGTTATCCGCAGCTGGCAGGGATTTTTGCCACGGAAAGTAATGGCGGTATCGGGGTTGCGGAAGCCGTGGAAGCCGCCCCTGGCAGCGGACCGGTCCCGCAGATTATCAGCTTCGATACGGATAAAGGCACACTCGATCTGGTGAAGGAAGGCAAGATTGCCGCAACCATGGCCCAGGGTACCTGGAATATGGGTTATTGGTCGCTGACCGAGCTGTTTCATCTGCACCGTGATCTGGAGGCTGACCCTGAGGCCTATGCCAATAACAAGCCCCTGCCTGTCCCCGATTCTGTAGATACCGGAATTGATGTGGTCACGCGGCAGAATGTGGACAATTATTATGCCAAATAGGCGGCAGAGGGGGAGCCTGTGATGCGCAAGGCCGGCGTGAGCATGGAGAAGCTGAAGCTGAATAATATGCCAATCCGCTATAAGCTGATTATTCACTTTTTGCTGATTAGCATTCTGCCTTCTATTGGACTGGGGCTGTTGATTGGCTGGACGGTGGACCGGATCGTGGAGGAGCAGAGCACCGAGAACACGATGCAGCTCATCCGCAAGGTGAATACCGCCATTGAGAGTGATGTGGAGAATCTGCAGAAAATTACATACCTGATCTCGTTCGATCCGGGCGTCCAGAAGTTCCTGAAGGGGGCGCCGCCGGTTCCGGCACAGCCGGACCCCGCAGCGGGCAACGGGGAATCGGCGGAATACAATATCCGCAAATTTCTGCAGGGCTTCACCACGCTCAGCTCGGAGATTGCCGGCATTATGCTGGTTAACCGTGAAGGCGATTTCATCAGCAACGAGATGTATACCCGTTCCGGTACCCGGCTGACGGAGG is part of the Paenibacillus sp. FSL M7-0420 genome and harbors:
- a CDS encoding substrate-binding domain-containing protein; amino-acid sequence: MKKLWLVYVLLIGIFVLYVLNYKQQGKAADPWETTGLRGNIEDKYVMVTFQIGIDYWKSVLKGFEDAAEELNVSVEYHGSTQHNASEQMTVLEQTIAKKPAGIAISAVNSKLLTATINKAVESGIPVVLFDSGAEGSKAYSFLGTDNYNAGTKAAHKMAELTGGKGEVAIITTPDQHNHQERTDGFTDTIRSKYPQMKLVAVKDGRGDQVASREAAEQLLVRYPQLAGIFATESNGGIGVAEAVEAAPGSGPVPQIISFDTDKGTLDLVKEGKIAATMAQGTWNMGYWSLTELFHLHRDLEADPEAYANNKPLPVPDSVDTGIDVVTRQNVDNYYAK
- a CDS encoding aldose 1-epimerase, with the translated sequence MTPITAFEGHYEGEAAVWLKAGRYEAAILPGIGGNLICFRDTESGYRFLHEPGAEEMEAFKANPGIHGIPVLFPPNRYEDGEFPWNGQTYHLPVNEAKTGNHLHGFLHTAAWEVEEFGTGTSESFVTVAIKVDENHPSYQYLPFKYTVKLRYTLGEGGLSQQLLVHNDGDVLMPCLLAFHTAINAPFAPGSSAQDYRVKLTIGERWELNERMLPTGKFQELTADEVALRGEGLYPFYASMDNHYTAAAQNGRNRMELTDSKAGVTLVYDVGTSYKQWMIWNNGATEGFFCPEPQINLVNAPKVDLPADEIGLFGLEPGEYWEESSRIYVK
- a CDS encoding LTA synthase family protein; the protein is MSRLLPSKRLSYLLIILLAVGFGLNLFLQAASFRMDVLHALEWVGAYPWLYCTGSLFIFFILLLSSVIVPNAYAGPAVVSALFVLLGIASDQKLATRGEPLFPWDLMLLKNAEGMSKITSGMISPFAIVTAVLLVAGLVLVIIKLPKNRIRLSLRVTLAGISVGLSAWFLVLVTGQSPVVAAMSYQNIFWNQKVNYTQNGFVYAFAGNLRQSLMDKPEGYSREAVEAVAAKYSALPEAPVQATPGEQPNILFMMNEAFFDPTRLPGYTLSEDPLKFIHGVAGQTPSGYLLSPEFGGNTANVEFEALTGLSMYFLGDGTIPYQQRIVKMSSLPSIVSILKDRGYEALALHPFDDTFYNRNRVYPVLGFDRFTSEKDLPDADRLTPEGYVSDKAAVQEAVRQLQAASGPAFLHLVTMQNHFPFTKGLNGPNTITVQGGLPEQKDELETYVQDTKLTDEAMAYLQQELLKIKRPTIAVFWGDHLPALSAGIYTAAGWDQEPRLKHETKLLVLANFEIGKEPLGTLSPAFLGPAVFRLSGQTLPAFYKLLEQVRAEIPGLSKKVLIGPGDTGILKELTPEQQALLDDYRLVEYDLLEGEKYAESLMF
- a CDS encoding helix-turn-helix transcriptional regulator, translated to MSHIHRIQWFDQQVRQLAYPNSSKLAEQFEISRRQAQRDIEYLTESLRAPLRYVAKQRGYIYEDNSFVLPHLYITDEEQRVLKYLAYRYSHYDYENAQSIRKVGGLLERFTEQPLTDRELKLPVFEVNAHRIQMMEMLEQAISARRVVHVLYLAGEDTSQELYLCPLRLSRRVEEDYLEAAMEGDGRSEYFSLSGIRQLTLTGRVFTAGEDGPAAPAEQARPLKPFTARICINQVPQDSSWGGYRLRAAAEHVYEVDFYDTSAFIAHLLHSEWSALLSPKWLKDKLRSICEVAVRRLDEQENEQ